The following DNA comes from Entelurus aequoreus isolate RoL-2023_Sb linkage group LG19, RoL_Eaeq_v1.1, whole genome shotgun sequence.
GTATGTGCATAATTTACttgtatgatagtatatatgatagtatatatctgtatcatgaatcaatttaagtggaccccgacttaaacaagttgaaaaacttgttcgggtgttaccatttagtggtcaattgtacggaatatgtacttcactgtgcaacctactaataaaagtctcaatcaatcaaaggcaaacaaccttccctagtcatgttaCAAAAAAACTAGTCCAAGcagcataacacaacctgctcacagaactttgtggatattgtaaaaaaatgtccatgcaccatataaaaaaaaaatctaaatttcgcccgtttaaatccattacaaagcatgatgggaaaaaatgcaaaacactctacacttatccatgtttggcacattttagctgcttgatatttctgattgatgacaaaactttaaggaggtcttcacggaagtaaacaaggtaggagtgcaACTTACATGATACAtctattattataaaatatacacatatatttagtcACTTTGCATGCAGTCAGCTTTCAGCCCTCGACCAAAtctttttagcccaatgtggcccccaagtcaaaaagtttggacacctccgcTCTGGATCAATCTATCGATATAACGATATCTCGAGAGATATAATGAtatctgtttttatggcaaaaaaacacattatatgcTATATCTCCCCCAAAAAACAActctttttaaaacaatttttttttaaagtggaatatttgatgtgagacTTTGGACcaataaataagtcaataattcataacatttattttgagtcattatattttgagcaatggtcccttgtccctttcggggtcgcggggggccccaatcacaaaagtgtaaaaataggtcacacatcatttttttattgtttcactttcaactTTCAGATATATCCTTGGATTAAACGTGTTtagtattttttgtattcatttttaaaaaattattttgtttatGCACTTTATGTCACAGAAACTTAGTGTTTATGGCAAACACTCAATATATgggatatcccccccccccccccccaaaaaaaaatttaaaaaatttgagtATTTGGGGTTATTGGGCACGGCGTAGCGCTGtagatagagtggctgtgccagcaaccggagggttcctggttcgatccccagcttctaccaccctagttctgtccattgtgtccttgagcaagacacttcacccttgcttgatgggtcgtggttagggccttgcatggcagctcccacaaTCAGTgtgtaattgattgattgaaacttttattagtagattgcacagttcagtacatattccatacaattgaccacaaagcgctatacaagtataacccgtttaccatttagctttcaataattcataacaccattcattttgattcattatacatTTTTGAGAAATGACGGCTTTTGAAGAAAGAaaacagtctgcatggcagctttcagttattagagtcaacattgcagctttttcttgttacatttcacccgtttgcccttttattccacttttttaatgctttttatttttttgtaatagtagtTTGAGAATGTCCACGGGCCGCACTTTACGATCCATGCTTTCTCTCCTCCTCGCCGCTAGAGGTCCCCCCGCGTCTTCAACAAAGTGGGCCAATTGTGTGACCCGGATGTGAACGCCGGAAGTAGCAAAAAGCAGCCACCACGCACGTGAAGTCAGCCTGCTCGTAAACACGGCCACAACAAGATGGACATCACAGAAGTTCCTGTCTCTAAAGATGTGGAAAGtaagaaaaagaagaataaaCGTCCGAATAAGAAGAGCGAGGACAAAGTGGAGGACAGCGGCGTGGAAGTGAAAGAAGAGACGATGGACGCCGCCGTCGCCTTACCGCCAACTTTCAGTCTGTCTGAAATCAAGAATAAGCAGCGAAGACATGTCATGTTTATGAAACTAAAGCAGGAGAAAAGGAAGGTAAAGTACTAATAAAGCTCTAATTAACATTTACCTTCATTTACAATGTTATGTTACATTCAGCCAACAACATTCGTATAAATGCTGTCTATTTACCGAAACTAACTTCTATGTTAAACGTTACAAACAGCTAGAATACTTCAACACAAATGAAAGGTTTTCTAAACATATATCTTGACATTTGTGATCTTACATTAGAACTTTGCCTACAAAGTCGGTGTAACTTGTGTTTCTATTGTAGCTAAAGATGCAGATGAAGAAAAAGAGGAAAAAGGAGCAAAAAGCTCTAGGCGACAAGGTGAGTgactgttgtttattatgttgaaTGTTTCTTCTTATTTGTAAAATTTAAAATAGTTGATTgggtgtagggctgggcgatatggcctctgattaatatctcgatatttttaggccatgtcacgatacacgatatatatctccatattttgccttagccttgaatgaacacttgatgcatataatcacagcagtatgatgattctgtgtgtctacattaaaacattcttcttcatactgcattaatatatgctcaaaATGATttggaaaaaatacaaatgttgatCTAATAACTCTCGTATCAAtgatatactaatactggtatcgacaccaccaatgttccctctaaggtgcgcgcctgtgcaattgcgcactgctcaagcgtcctctgcgcacagcaaatctatgccacacacaaaatcatataaaaaaataagcgcataacaattttcgacacaacacggacacgacagcgaaaacagttttcgtcatcattgttcaaatattgtaacgtctgtcaagacgctttgaggacatgaattccatcgatcacttcactgagcaaaactcttcattgtcggccataaacacatcaccaaaacattagtacaaaaaattatatctagcaaaagtggtcattttctgcagtacaaaccagaccaaaagcaactttgttatatcaacagcagccgctcgctctttctcacttgcgccaacacatgcacatatggcacttagccagtgatgcgtttacagccacacaaaaagtcggacaacttcaACACCGcacaaagtgtcattccaggtcgttacactatgatttaccaatcaaatgtgtgcttattctagtgtcatttattaggaatcttaatttataaatattaatcacgaAATGCTGCtcgtatattaaataaatactaataaaaatatatatttttacaaacaggaagttgcaggaatgtacacatgatcccctgcttacatctcattgtgcaacatgtgaatgttttcatgggaactaaatgcaatgtctgaaaggggtacaaactatttccaaagcaggacctccacccagacaaacaatacaagtacacagttcatgaaaaacaatattttttgttattgtcattgtaagtgggcctaaacacttacattagaaaataacctcatgttaatgactgctgtcatttgattataataataagagaatgttgtcttgtctatctgtgttggccctacaatgaggtggggacttgtccagggtgtaccccgccttccgcccaaatgcagctaagataggctccggcaccccccgcgaccctgaaagggacaagcggtagaaaatggatggatggatggggattGAACTTGTTAGTTAGTCAGGTtggggacaggtgtgctgctggtgtggccacagtgtgcacgtctgatgttgctcacatgggctccactgaatgctcagggagtttttgcgtttgctcacacacatgaaaaattagagggaacattggacaccaccaatttatggatggatCTGATGGTCGTCTTACGTGTGGtgcactgactgtgacaatgctgacacaccaacagttgttgtctATTATTAATAACTTggtcatttcctgttaataactgcttacgtTCATCTGTAACATGCTTCCATGTTTACGTTACTAAATACTTAATTCTTGTCTTGTTTCAAGCTAAGTTAGCTTAGCTAATAGCATGCCTGATCCTGGCTTGCTCTGGGTGTGTAACgcgtttagcctcgtcctccagtgatgataATACCTGACGATGATGCAAAGAAACTAATACATGTAGTTGATTTGCACTTATTTAGGTTATTATTATCAATGTAATCATTAGATGCTAGCCTCCTGTCGGCCAGAGAAGATCagtgtttgtgatcggcattaaaagaaATGTATCTGTAATAACTGATCACAAACTTTTCCAGGATGACTAGCCGATACAGATAATTGGCCGATCAATCGGCACGTCCCGAATTATCAGACTTGTCAGCGTCTGGTTCTGCTTTAAAGAAACTTTCAAAGGTCTTTGTGACAGGAAACAGAATACCTAAAACTTATCATTATCTAAAAAATTATACacgtaatattttttaaaaatatctaCAAAATTACATGTAAATACAGAAAAACATCAAATATTAAGAATAGTATTATTAGCAGTGAATACAATAAACAAttatagaataaaaattaaaaacctaAGAAGAGTTTAAAATGCTCATTAAAAATGTGTGCCTTGTTTGGCATAAAAATAGTTAACTGATGTGTGACCCaatgttttttattctttttgcCCCTCATTTAGGCGCCGCCAAAACAAGTCCCCAAGACGATAGAAAACCAGCGAGTCTACGACGAGACCACCGTAGATGCAGAGGATGAGGAGGTTCTGTCCTGTCTCACTGAGCATCGTCCAGCTGTCCTCTTTTCTGATGCGTTCTGCTTTTTGCTGGATCCTCTTTAGGTTGCATTTGACGAAGCCACGGACGAGTTCTCCGCCTACTTCAACGGGCTGACGAACCCCAAAGTGCTCATCACAACTTCAGACCGACCCAGAGGGGTGAGCTGAGCGCCTGTCATGTCAACAAGCACTTGTGCTGTTCCAAAGCTTCAGTGTGCTCTCCTGTGTGTCCTGCAGAGGACGGTGAAGTTCTGTCGGCAGCTGGCCACCGTCATCCCAGACGCCCACGTCTACTACCGGAGAGGCCTGGCCCTCAAGAAGATCATTCCTCAGTGTGTGGCCAGGAACTTCACTTACCTCCTCGTCATCAACGAGGACCGCAGAATGCCCAGTATCCTCTCTTTATAGTACTTCACATAGTGCCAGTATCCTCTCTTTATAGTGCTTCATGTTGTCAACATAGTGCCAGTATCATCTCTTTATAGTGCATCATGttgtcaatatttactaacataGTGCCAGTATCCTCTCTTTATAGTGCTTCATGTTGTCAACATAGTGCCAGTATCCTCTCTTTATAGTGCTTCATGTCGTCAACATAGTGCCAGTATCCTCTCTTTATGGTGCTTCATATTGTCAACATAGTGCCAGTATCCTCTCTTTATAGTGCTTCATGTTGTCAACATAGTGCCAGTATCCTCTCTTTATGGTGCTTCATATTGTCAACATAGTGGCAGTATCCTCTCTTTATAGTGCTTCATATTGTCAACATAGTGCCAGTATCCTCTCTTTATAGTGATTCATATTGTCAACATAGTGCCAGTATCCTCTCTTTATGGTGCTTCATATTGTCAACATAGTGCCAGTATGCTCTCTTTATAGTGCTTCATGTTGTCAACATAGTGCCAGTATCCTCCCTTTATAGTGCTTCATATTGTCAACATAGTGCCAGTATCCTCTCTTTATAGTGCTTCATGTTGTCAACATAGTGCCAGTATCCTCTCTTTATAGTGCTTCATGTTGTCAACATAGTGCCAGTATCCTCTCTTTATAGTGCTTCATGTTGTCAACATAGTGCCAGTATCCTCTCTTTATAGTGCTTCATGTTGTCACCATATTGCCAGTATCCTCCCTTTATAGTGCATCATGTTGTCAACATAGTGCCAGTATCCTCTCTTTATAGTGCTTCATGTTGTCAACATAGTGGCAGTATCCTCCCTTTATAGTGCATCATATTGTCAACATAGTGGCAGTATCCTCCCTTTATAGTGCTTCATGTTGTCAACATAGTGCCAGTATCCTCTCTTTATAGTGCTTCATGTTGTCAACATAGTGGCAGTATCCTCCCTTTATAGTGCATCATATTGTCAACATAGTGGCAGTATCCTCCCTTTATAGTGCTTCATGTTGTCAACATAGTGCCAGTATCCTCTCTTTATAGTGCTTCATGTTGTCAACATAGTGCCAGTATCCTCTCTTTATAGTGCTTCATGTTGTCAACATAGTGCCAGTATCCTCTCTTTATAGTGCTTCATGTTGTCAACATAGTGCCAGTATCCTCTCTTTATAGTGCTTCATGTTGTCACCATATTGCCAGTATCCTCCCTTTATAGTGCATCATGTTGTCAACATAGTGCCAGTATCCTCCCTTTATAGTGCATCATGTTGTCAACATAGTGCCAGTATCCTCCCTTTATAGTGCATCATGttgtcaatatttactaacataGTGCCAGTATCATCTCTTTATAGTGCTTCATGTtggtcaatatttactaacataGTGCCAGTATCATCTCTCTATAGTGCttcatgttgtcaatatttactaacataGTGCTAGTATCATCTCTTTATAGTGTttcatgttgtcaatatttactaacataGTGCCAGTATCAATAATATGTAAATAGTATGTAAATTATATGCAGCTatatttatttgatacttgtttatattgtcaAATGTtccactgcaatattgttcaatgattattacgtatgtctagatCGGGTGCTATTGTATGCTTAGCTGTtgagtagctgctagctcctagtagtctagcctagcatgtttaccttttgtaaatggctTTAGAAGAAATGGTGTGCTTATTATAaggaggacatttaaatgtgaacTGGCTGACTAGCTTTGCACAGGTAAACATTTATaccgcacatgacatcacacacacgtaaacacggtgcgggactgcttgtgtcgcacatggcatcacacacatgtaaacacgctgcgggactgcttgtcgCACATGgcatcacacacatgtaaacacgctgcgggactgcttgtattgcacatgacatcgcacatgtaaacacgctgcgggactgcttgtatcgcacattttgCATGTAAGCTGTTATCATGCCATACTTGTTTCtttgctgatatcggatcaaTATGGGAACAGGACAATAATATCACTATTTAATGTTTGTATTAACATAAGTTTGCACTTTTACCACTTCTCCAAACAATAATGTCTCCACTTAGGTGACATTATTGCCATTTGCAACTCATATTTGAGGTCTGAAAGTGATGCAAGTGATCTTCCTTAACAAGTTTTAAGATGGATTGGTTCTCTGTCACCTGCCTGAAGGACCCACCGCACACTTCAAGGTCAGCAGCGTTCGACTCCGTAAGGAAATGAAGGCAAGTTTCAAATCTCACATTATTTTGGCTTAGTGTTGATTCTAGAAAGGTTACATCACTATTTTCTTGCTTAGCATTTCGTATTGTAAGGAATTACTTTTTTCACCATGTGCTTACGTTTTTTTAGTAAatcttagggatgtccgataatggctttttgccgatatccgatattccgatattgtccaactatttaattaccgataccgatatcaaccgataccgatatcaaccgatatatacagtcgtggaataacacattattatgcctaatttggacaaccaggtatggtgaagataaggtacttttaaaaaatttttataaaataaaataagaaaaataaattaaaaacattttcttgaataaaaaagaaagtaaaacaatataaaagcagttacatagtttgatttagtctttatttgaagggacaatgcacagaaacattaagctcaaagacagatgtgttctgtaccagattatagctaaatagctcatttccatctgcagtccctggctacctaaattaaagggatacaaaaatcatgcaataaaattatgacaataaaaacatactatagcatgtttttaaattaagaaaagtcataaaatgccctttaatgtacacatacttaatatacaatacaaccacacctcatttacatcatcacacaaagacaatacatgcttttgttcacatctgtcatcatttgtaaaaacatagaaactagtaattaatgaaaattagtcaaattaactgttaaaggttagtactattagtggaccagcagcagcacgcacaatcatgtgtgcttacggactgtatcccttgcagactgtattgatatatattgatatataatgtaggaaccagaatattaataacagaaagaaacaacccttttgtgtgaatgggggagggaggttttttgggttggtgcactaattgtgagtgtatcttgtgttttttatgttgatttaattttaaaaattaaaaacaaaaaaatgataccgataataaaaaaaacgataccgataatttctgatattacattttaacgcatttatcggccaataatatcggcctgccgatattatcggacatctctagtaaatctaacttattattattattaaactccTCTTTGTCTTCTTCTGCTTTAAATAAACTtccattgtttatgttttttttccaaaggaGTCCTAAAAGAACAGTTGTTTGGGGGTCTTATTAGAAAGAAATAAAAAGACAGAAAATAATCCATCAAGTCAAAAacgtatggaggttaatttgtgtttttattgcaaAAGCATACTGATAAtcatttttacatcaaattatgctggcaatttaattgaataaaaatgtgtgtgtttaaaaatacagtgttttaaaattcagtgtaaaaaaaaaaatattcgttGCTTCAAACATTCAGACAAGAGACGGGTACTGGATTTGATTCATATGAAATCAAATACTTTTTGTTGCACGCCACGTCAAGTTGCAGACTATATGTCTCATGTAAACAATCAGTCCAGCAGCACTAAGCCCAATTCCTTCTAAGTAATGTTG
Coding sequences within:
- the rpf1 gene encoding ribosome production factor 1 — its product is MDITEVPVSKDVESKKKKNKRPNKKSEDKVEDSGVEVKEETMDAAVALPPTFSLSEIKNKQRRHVMFMKLKQEKRKLKMQMKKKRKKEQKALGDKAPPKQVPKTIENQRVYDETTVDAEDEEVAFDEATDEFSAYFNGLTNPKVLITTSDRPRGRTVKFCRQLATVIPDAHVYYRRGLALKKIIPQCVARNFTYLLVINEDRRMPNGLVLCHLPEGPTAHFKVSSVRLRKEMKRRGKEPTEHFPEVILNNFSTRLGHSIGRMFAALFPQKPHFVGRQVATFHNQRDFVFFRFHRYIFKNEKKVGIQELGPRFTLKLRSLQTGTFDSKFGEYEWVLKRHEMDACRRKFQL